One segment of Stomatobaculum sp. F0698 DNA contains the following:
- the rpsQ gene encoding 30S ribosomal protein S17 has product MEERNLRKTRVGKVVSDKMDKTITVAVEDHVKHPLYGKIIKQTKKFKAHDENNECRIGDRVRIMETRPLSKDKRWRLVEIVEKAR; this is encoded by the coding sequence GTGGAAGAGAGAAATCTTAGAAAGACACGTGTCGGCAAAGTCGTCAGCGACAAGATGGATAAGACCATCACGGTTGCGGTCGAGGATCACGTGAAGCACCCGCTGTACGGCAAGATCATCAAGCAGACCAAGAAGTTCAAGGCGCACGATGAGAACAATGAGTGCAGAATCGGTGACAGAGTCAGAATCATGGAGACCAGACCGCTCTCGAAGGATAAGAGATGGAGACTGGTTGAGATCGTCGAGAAGGCGAGATAA
- the rplX gene encoding 50S ribosomal protein L24, whose protein sequence is MRKIKKNDNVQIIAGKDKGKSGKVLHVDAAKNRVVVEGCNMIQKHMKPSPQNQNGGIVSKEGSIHVSNVALLVNGERTKVGFELRDGKKVRVAKKSGKVID, encoded by the coding sequence ATGCGTAAGATTAAGAAGAACGATAACGTTCAGATCATCGCTGGCAAGGACAAGGGCAAGAGCGGCAAGGTGCTGCATGTGGACGCGGCGAAGAACAGAGTTGTGGTCGAAGGCTGCAACATGATTCAGAAGCATATGAAGCCGAGCCCGCAGAACCAGAACGGCGGCATCGTGAGCAAGGAAGGTTCCATTCACGTCTCGAACGTGGCGCTCCTCGTGAACGGTGAGCGCACGAAGGTCGGCTTTGAGCTGAGAGACGGCAAGAAGGTCCGTGTCGCAAAGAAGAGCGGCAAGGTCATCGACTAA
- the rpmC gene encoding 50S ribosomal protein L29 translates to MKTNKYVEELRAKSAAELREALVSAKKELFNLRFQNATSQLDNTARISEVRKNIARIQTVITEQARA, encoded by the coding sequence GTGAAAACGAATAAGTATGTCGAAGAGTTAAGAGCGAAGAGTGCAGCTGAGCTGAGAGAGGCATTGGTCTCTGCGAAGAAGGAGCTTTTCAACCTCAGATTCCAGAATGCCACCAGCCAGCTGGATAACACTGCGAGAATCAGCGAGGTTCGCAAGAACATCGCGAGAATCCAGACCGTTATCACGGAACAGGCGAGAGCGTGA
- the rplN gene encoding 50S ribosomal protein L14: protein MIQQETRLRVADNTGAKELLCIRVMGGSTRRYAHIGDVIVASVKDATPGGVVKKGDVVKAVVVRTVQKTRRKDGSYITFDENAAVIIKDDKTPTGTRIFGPVARELREKQFMKIVSLAPEVL, encoded by the coding sequence ATGATTCAGCAGGAAACACGCTTGAGAGTTGCCGACAACACCGGTGCGAAGGAACTCCTTTGCATCCGCGTGATGGGCGGTTCAACCAGAAGATATGCGCACATCGGCGACGTGATTGTGGCGTCCGTTAAGGACGCAACGCCGGGCGGCGTTGTTAAGAAGGGTGATGTTGTCAAGGCAGTCGTGGTTCGCACGGTGCAGAAGACCCGCAGAAAAGACGGTTCTTACATCACCTTTGACGAGAACGCGGCAGTCATCATCAAGGATGACAAGACGCCGACAGGAACCCGCATTTTCGGGCCGGTGGCAAGAGAGCTTCGTGAAAAGCAGTTCATGAAGATCGTTTCCCTTGCTCCGGAAGTATTATAA